A region from the Natranaerovirga pectinivora genome encodes:
- the yyaC gene encoding spore protease YyaC, protein MNFLKQSSKKTFSFDVNEINNSSEFGSVLYYLILKNAGYLQPIVFLCIGTDRATGDSLGPLTGYKLEKSGLHNVHIYGTLDQPVHAKNIEETIDKVYALYKNPFIVAIDACLGKMDHIGYVNLGEGSIKPGAGVNKKLPSVGDLYITGIVNFSGFMDMLILQNTRLNIVMKMADFICEGISTAYLKLNSNTIHSENFSTFVKQV, encoded by the coding sequence TTGAATTTTTTAAAGCAATCTAGTAAAAAGACCTTTTCTTTTGATGTTAATGAAATAAATAATTCAAGTGAATTTGGAAGTGTGTTATATTATTTAATCCTTAAGAATGCTGGTTACTTACAACCTATTGTATTCTTATGCATTGGAACAGATAGAGCAACGGGGGATTCTTTAGGCCCTCTTACAGGTTATAAATTAGAGAAATCTGGGCTGCATAATGTTCACATCTATGGTACATTAGATCAGCCTGTACATGCTAAAAACATAGAAGAGACTATAGATAAAGTTTACGCCCTATATAAAAACCCTTTTATAGTAGCCATAGATGCTTGTTTAGGTAAAATGGATCATATCGGCTATGTCAATCTTGGAGAAGGCTCTATTAAACCAGGTGCTGGTGTAAACAAGAAGTTACCATCTGTTGGAGATTTATATATTACTGGCATCGTTAATTTTAGCGGTTTTATGGATATGTTAATCTTACAAAACACAAGATTAAATATTGTAATGAAAATGGCAGACTTTATATGTGAAGGTATTTCTACTGCCTATTTAAAGTTAAATTCTAATACCATCCATAGTGAAAATTTTTCAACTTTTGTAAAGCAAGTTTAA
- a CDS encoding LysM peptidoglycan-binding domain-containing protein, with the protein MIEILNTYDKNIKEENLKSISQLPKNVRQMGEVSSNNKKIFIEDYVYTYLYQYASLDLDNSQIAILLGNYYKYNDEKILLISGAVQAKYFLNHQSGIILTSETWTYIYDKVKEYFDNLEILGWMFSHPGYSIGINDQIGKVHTDNFPGSDKVLFVIDPIEKDDAFYLYENQKLRQQNGYYVYYERNEKMHQYMLNYRISKEKSEPEPEEEVIVNYRRQVRNRRQEVYHKKLVNMLYAVSGALAIIVLVIGVALMDNYDKMKDLEATINNLSINGPNIDKEGSNKEPEDANENNKDNEDKESKDEDSNNKEENSPVGSNNPAIESANNTTQSNSTQNNPTQINNTQTNNTPANSAQNETTATVNPVDTYHTYIVKEGDTLAYICFQHYSNVDMMREVMAFNNISNPNLIYVGQNIKLPQPKRTLN; encoded by the coding sequence ATGATAGAAATATTAAACACTTATGATAAGAATATTAAAGAGGAAAACTTGAAATCAATAAGCCAATTGCCAAAAAATGTTAGGCAAATGGGTGAGGTAAGTTCCAACAATAAGAAGATATTTATCGAGGACTATGTCTATACATATTTATACCAGTATGCATCCTTGGATCTAGATAATTCCCAAATTGCAATTCTGTTAGGGAATTATTATAAATATAATGATGAAAAAATATTATTAATTAGTGGAGCGGTACAAGCTAAGTATTTTTTAAATCATCAATCAGGGATTATATTAACAAGTGAAACTTGGACATACATATATGATAAAGTGAAAGAGTACTTCGATAATTTAGAGATCTTAGGTTGGATGTTCTCACATCCAGGTTATTCAATCGGAATAAATGACCAAATTGGGAAGGTGCATACAGATAACTTTCCTGGATCAGACAAGGTGTTATTTGTCATTGATCCTATAGAAAAAGATGATGCTTTTTATTTGTATGAAAACCAAAAACTAAGACAACAAAATGGGTATTATGTGTATTACGAACGAAATGAAAAAATGCATCAGTATATGTTAAATTATAGAATAAGTAAAGAAAAAAGTGAGCCGGAACCGGAAGAAGAAGTAATTGTCAACTATAGAAGACAAGTTCGAAATAGAAGACAAGAGGTATATCACAAAAAACTTGTAAATATGTTATATGCAGTAAGTGGAGCCTTGGCCATTATAGTATTGGTTATAGGGGTAGCCTTAATGGATAATTATGACAAAATGAAAGATTTAGAAGCAACAATTAACAACTTATCCATAAATGGACCCAATATAGATAAAGAAGGTTCTAACAAAGAACCTGAAGACGCAAATGAAAATAATAAAGATAATGAAGACAAGGAAAGTAAAGATGAGGATTCAAATAATAAGGAAGAGAATAGTCCGGTAGGTAGTAATAACCCAGCAATAGAGAGTGCCAATAACACAACTCAAAGCAATTCGACTCAAAACAATCCTACACAAATTAATAATACCCAAACAAATAATACTCCTGCAAATAGCGCTCAGAATGAAACCACTGCCACAGTGAATCCAGTAGACACATACCATACTTATATTGTTAAAGAAGGAGATACATTAGCGTATATTTGCTTTCAACACTACAGCAACGTAGATATGATGAGAGAAGTAATGGCTTTTAATAATATTTCCAACCCTAACTTAATATATGTTGGTCAGAATATTAAATTACCTCAACCAAAAAGAACTCTCAATTAA
- the pepF gene encoding oligoendopeptidase F has product MTINKIPLRSEIDDTYKWCLNDIISSLETFENIYNSCLENLKEIALFKDHLTKNASDLLRCLQLKDTLLMDLETLYVYSNMTLHEDTTNNHSQVLSERASNLQSIITQGLSFIEPELIELTSEKISALTKEEPSLKTYEHYLNNLLRKKEHILSKELEALLSKATDFSTSIQTIFSMFNEADIKFPEIIGEEGNPVELTKGRFISFMESKDRRVRKDAFEALLSTYNNHRNTLAAIYTSSVKKHVFYKNARRFSSSLEASLYENNISTEVYTQLISTVNDYLPTMHRYVDLRKRVLKLEDIHFYDLYTPMIKDVRTTISYSDAKNTVKDALMPLGQDYIDLLDIAFDNRWIDVYENKGKRSGAYSWGTYNSHPYVLLNFDDSIKNMFTLAHEMGHALHSYLSNKNQAYVNSHYSIFLAEVASTVNEALLMQYLLAKTEDPSTKLYLLNYYMEQFRGTVFRQTMFAEFEKITHEIVENGDPLTSEKLCEIYYDLNIKYYGPQLNTDRLIEIEWARIPHFYYNFYVFQYATGYSAAIALSKKILTEGASAVNAYLEFLKSGGSDYSLEILKKAGVDMTSSIPITSALDEFEKIVSEMECYEKNSQI; this is encoded by the coding sequence ATGACCATTAATAAAATCCCTTTACGCTCAGAAATAGATGATACTTATAAGTGGTGTCTAAATGATATTATATCCTCTTTAGAAACTTTCGAAAATATTTATAATTCTTGTCTTGAAAATTTAAAGGAAATTGCGTTGTTCAAAGATCACCTTACTAAAAATGCTTCTGACTTACTTAGATGTCTTCAATTGAAAGATACTCTTTTAATGGATCTAGAGACTTTATATGTTTATTCTAATATGACTTTACACGAAGATACTACAAATAACCATTCACAAGTTCTTTCTGAAAGAGCAAGTAATCTCCAGTCAATAATTACACAAGGGCTGTCTTTTATTGAACCTGAGCTAATTGAACTGACCTCTGAGAAAATATCTGCTCTTACTAAAGAGGAACCTTCTTTAAAGACTTATGAGCATTATCTTAATAATTTATTAAGAAAAAAAGAGCATATTCTTTCTAAAGAACTAGAAGCCTTGTTATCTAAAGCAACAGACTTTTCAACCAGTATTCAAACCATTTTTTCCATGTTCAATGAGGCGGATATTAAGTTCCCTGAAATAATAGGTGAAGAAGGAAATCCTGTAGAACTTACAAAAGGTAGGTTTATTTCTTTTATGGAGTCTAAAGATAGACGGGTAAGAAAAGATGCTTTTGAAGCATTACTGTCTACTTATAATAATCATAGAAATACACTTGCCGCCATATACACGAGCAGTGTTAAAAAACATGTTTTCTATAAGAATGCTCGTCGTTTTTCATCTTCATTAGAAGCTTCTTTGTATGAAAATAATATCTCTACTGAAGTTTATACCCAATTAATTTCTACTGTAAATGATTATTTGCCTACTATGCACCGTTACGTGGATTTAAGAAAAAGGGTACTGAAATTAGAAGATATTCACTTTTATGATTTATATACACCTATGATTAAAGATGTACGGACTACGATTTCCTATTCAGATGCTAAGAACACAGTAAAAGATGCCCTTATGCCATTAGGTCAAGATTATATTGATTTGCTGGATATTGCCTTCGATAATCGATGGATTGATGTATATGAAAACAAAGGAAAAAGAAGTGGTGCATACAGTTGGGGAACATATAATTCCCATCCCTACGTTCTCTTAAACTTCGATGATTCTATTAAGAACATGTTTACTTTAGCACATGAAATGGGTCACGCTTTACATTCTTATTTATCAAATAAAAATCAAGCTTATGTAAATTCCCATTACTCCATTTTTTTAGCTGAAGTAGCTTCTACTGTAAACGAAGCCTTGTTAATGCAATATTTGCTTGCTAAAACAGAAGACCCTTCTACAAAATTATATTTATTGAACTATTATATGGAACAATTTAGAGGTACTGTATTTAGGCAAACCATGTTTGCTGAATTCGAAAAGATTACCCACGAAATTGTTGAGAACGGTGACCCACTAACATCTGAAAAATTATGTGAAATATATTATGATCTTAATATTAAATACTATGGCCCTCAATTAAATACGGATAGATTAATTGAAATAGAATGGGCAAGAATACCACATTTTTATTATAACTTTTATGTATTTCAGTATGCTACAGGTTATTCTGCGGCTATTGCCTTATCTAAAAAAATTCTTACAGAAGGTGCTAGTGCCGTTAATGCCTATTTAGAATTCTTAAAAAGTGGTGGATCTGATTACTCCTTAGAAATTCTTAAAAAGGCTGGTGTTGATATGACCTCTTCTATTCCTATTACTTCTGCTCTAGATGAGTTTGAAAAAATTGTATCCGAAATGGAATGTTATGAAAAGAACTCTCAAATTTAA
- a CDS encoding YkvI family membrane protein, whose product MDNLKNILKIAFVYIGTIIGAGFASGQEMLSFFTVYGFNGVYGLILTGFLFFVVGWAVLELVQGQNVETFKDFIRPITGDAIGTSLEWVIMAFMFTCFCAMLAGGGALLEQRFGWPYLVGVIVMAIACYITFLFDVKGVVLVNSILAPILLIGCLLLGLYIWIFRSSEAFYNLSVLLFDLRNNWFSSALIYVSYNTVTAIVILTTLHKYVINKKTAFFSALIAGVSLGMLGICLGIITLINYNSIQGVEIPMLTIVMQYAPLIQYIYILVIIAAMFTTAVANGYGIVAKLKAKEKDSNFGIFIFVMMGVLVAQIGFSTMVSKVYPVFGYIGLLELILILMYFIKYKTNQRKR is encoded by the coding sequence GTGGATAATCTAAAAAATATTTTAAAAATAGCTTTTGTTTATATAGGAACTATTATTGGGGCTGGTTTTGCATCGGGACAAGAGATGTTAAGCTTTTTTACTGTTTATGGCTTCAATGGTGTATACGGTTTGATTCTAACGGGTTTTTTATTTTTTGTTGTTGGTTGGGCTGTTTTAGAACTTGTGCAAGGACAAAACGTGGAAACATTTAAGGATTTCATAAGACCTATAACAGGAGATGCTATAGGAACATCACTTGAATGGGTCATAATGGCTTTTATGTTTACTTGCTTTTGTGCAATGCTAGCAGGAGGAGGCGCTTTATTAGAACAACGCTTTGGATGGCCATACCTTGTTGGGGTAATTGTAATGGCCATAGCTTGTTACATTACATTCTTGTTTGATGTTAAGGGTGTTGTATTGGTTAATTCTATATTAGCACCAATTCTATTAATTGGATGCTTGTTATTAGGATTATATATTTGGATATTTAGAAGTTCCGAAGCTTTTTATAATTTAAGTGTATTGCTTTTTGATTTAAGAAATAATTGGTTTAGTTCAGCATTAATATATGTTTCATATAATACTGTTACAGCCATTGTTATTTTAACAACATTACATAAATATGTTATAAACAAAAAAACAGCCTTCTTTAGTGCATTAATCGCTGGGGTAAGTTTGGGTATGTTAGGAATATGTCTTGGAATTATTACATTAATAAATTATAATAGTATCCAAGGTGTAGAAATTCCTATGCTTACAATAGTAATGCAGTATGCACCACTAATACAATATATATACATACTCGTAATTATAGCAGCTATGTTTACAACGGCAGTTGCTAATGGATATGGAATCGTTGCAAAATTAAAAGCAAAAGAAAAAGATAGCAATTTTGGTATATTTATTTTTGTAATGATGGGTGTACTGGTGGCACAAATAGGATTTTCAACTATGGTTAGCAAAGTATATCCGGTATTTGGGTATATAGGTCTATTGGAATTAATACTGATATTAATGTATTTTATAAAATATAAAACCAATCAAAGAA